GTCTTTCCATTGTGGCTGTTTAACCCCGAAATCTGACAGGAGTGAGGCGCAATCCAGACGAGAATTGAGGGGACGCGCGGCTGGTGTTGGGTAGTCTTTTGTGGGGATGGCTGTGACGGTTACAATGCGATCCGCTTGGGCAAAGATTTCGCGCGCAAAATCTGCCCAGCTTACGGAAGGGGCGCCTGAGATATGGTAGGTTCCGCTTTTATTGAGGTTCTGTGCCATTTTTGCGCAGGCTAAAGCGATATCAGAAGCGGGTGTGGGTCCGCCGATCTGATCAGCGACAATACTGAGAGCCTCGCGCGTTTCTGAGAGGCGCAGCATTGTTTTCACAAAGTTATTGCCGTGGGCGGAAAAAACCCAAGATGTGCGCAAAATGGCATGAAGTGCGCCACTTGCGCGGATGGCCTCTTCGCCAGCCAGCTTGGTGCGGCCATAAGCATTGATTGGAGCGGTTGGCGCGTCGGGCGCGCGAGACATCTCGCCGCTGCCGTCAAAGACATAATCGGTCGAGATATGAACGAGGGGAATAGCAAGAGTAGCGCAGGCGTTGGCCATGGCGGCGGGGGCCTCTGCGTTTATGGTATAAGCCAGACTCTCTTCATCTTCCGCATGGTCAACAGCGGTATAGGCGGCAGCGTTGATGACTGCGCTGGGCTTGGCAGCGAGGATCGTCTCGCCACAGGCGTCGGGGTTTGAAAGGTCAGCCTCTTCGCGGCTGAGATATGTGAACTCGGGGTGAAGGCGTTGCAGCTCGCAAGCAACCTGACCCGTTTTGCCAAAAACCAGAATGCTCATGCGCGGCCCAGTCTTTCGCCAACGCCAGCGCGACCAAGAAGGGGCTGCCACCATTCTTCATTCTCAAGATACCAACGAACGGTTTTTTCTAAACCCTCTTCGACAGTGACGGAAGGCCGCCAGCCAAGCTCTTCGCGGATACGTGTTGGGTCGATCGCGTAGCGCAGGTCGTGACCCGGGCGGTCTGTGACGAATTCGATCAGGTCTGCATAGGGAGCGGACGCAGGCTTGAGCGCATCAAGAATTGTGCAGATGGTTTGCACAAGTTCCAGATTGCTGCGTTCGTTTTCACCACCGATGTTATAGCTTCGGCCAACTGCACCCTTCTCAAGCACCAGCAAAAGCGCATCGGCGTGGTCTTCGACATAAAGCCAGTCGCGTACATTCTCACCCTCGCCGTAAATTGGGATAGGCTTGCCTGCAAGAGCGCTCAGGATCACCACGGGGATTAGCTTTTCTGGGAAGTGGAACGGGCCGTAGTTATTCGAGCAGTTCGTCAGAACAACAGGCAGGCCGTATGTTTCGGCCCAAGCGCGAACGAGGTGATCTGAGCTGGCTTTTGAAGCCGAATAGGGCGAGCGGGGGTCATAAGGGGTCTCTTCGGTAAATTGCCCCGTTGCGCCGAGCGAGCCGAAGACTTCATCTGTCGAAATGTGGTGAAAGCGAAAGGCCTTGGGCTTGCCACACCCTTCCCAATAGTGCCGCGCGGCTTGCAGCATGTTGTATGTGCCCATGACGTTGGTTTCGATAAAGGCTTGGGGGCCGTCTATACTGCGGTCAACATGGCTTTCAGCGGCGAGGTGCATCACTGCGTCAGGCTGGTGTTTCTGAAAGATCGCCTCAAGCGCAGGCAGATCACGAATGTCTGCTTGCTCAAATGAATAGAGCGGACTGGCAGAGACACTTGCGACATTCTCAAGGCAGGCGGCATAAGTCAGCGCGTCGAGATTAACAACCTCATGGCCGCGCGCGACGGCGAGGCGGACAACGGCTGAGCCGATAAAGCCAGCGCCTCCTGTGACCAGAAGCTTCATGCTGTGGCCTCCCATGTGAAGGGGCTGTCAAAGCTTGTGAAGGAGGGCGCGTTTGCGTCTTTGGCGCTCAATTCTGGAGTGCCGTTGAAGCCCCAGTCGATCCCGCAGCTGTCCCACAGTATCGCGCCGTCTGACTCTGGGGCATAGTATGCGTTGCACTTGTAGATGATCTCGGTGTCGGGTGTGCGGGTGATGAATCCGTGGGCGAAGCCTTCAGGAATGAAAAGCTGTTTGCCATTTTCAAAACTAAGCTCTTCGCCGACCCATTGGCCATAGGTGGGGGAGCCTTTGCGGATATCGACAGCAACATCATAGAACACGCCACGCCCGCAGCGCACCAGCTTGGCCTGCGCATTGGGCGGCGCTTGGAAATGCAGCCCGCGCACCGTTCCGACAGCGGAAGACAGCGAGTGATTGTCTTGCACGAAATCCACGCTGATCCCGTGTTCGGCCATACGCTCTTTGTTCCAGCTTTCGGAAAAGAAACCACGGTTGTCACCAAACCGTGCTGGCTCGATGAGAAGGACATCGGGGAGAACGGTGGCCGTAACTTTCATAAATTAACTTTCTTTACTGATACTGTCGTAACGGGCGAGGTTGCCGATAAGCGCCTTCATTTCTTCTATTGGGATCATATTTGGCCCATCGCTTGGGGCATTGTCGGGGTCTTCATGTGTTTCAATAAACAGAGCAGACACTCCCACAGCCACAGCGGCGCGCGCAAGTACTGGGGCGAACTCACGCTGGCCTCCTGAAGTTGTACCTTGGCCGCCGGGCTGCTGGACAGAGTGGGTTGCATCAAACACAACGGGATAGCCCGTGGCGGCCATGATCGGCAGGCCGCGGAAATCAGAAACCAGAGTATTGTAGCCAAAGCTTGTTCCGCGGTCACAAAGCATGATGCGCTCGTTGCCTGTGCTGGCGATCTTTTCGGCGACATTGCCCATATCCCATGGCGCGAGGAACTGGCCTTTCTTGACGTTTATAGCTGCACCCGTCTCGCCAGCGGCGAGGAGCAGATCTGTCTGGCGGCAGAGGAAGGCAGGAATTTGGATCACATCGACAGCCTCGCCGGCAGGCGCACATTGGTGCGCATCATGTACATCTGTGAGAATTGGGCAGCCGAACTCTTCGCGAATTTTGGAGAGGATCGTGAGGCCCTCTTCCATTCCAAGACCACGCTTTGTGCTGATCGAAGAGCGGTTGGCTTTGTCGTAGCTTGCCTTGAAGATGAAGCCTGTTTTGGTGGGAGCACAGGCCTCGGCAATGCGTTCGGCCATCATGCGGGCGTGATCCAAGCTTTCAAGCTGGCAAGGGCCAGTGATGAGCGCGAAGGGTTCTTTGCCGCCGATCTTTACGCCATTGATGTCGATTATTTTTTTCATTGCTCAGCCAATACCTTTTCAATCCGCGCCACATCTTCTGGATTGTTAAGCTCCCAGAAGAGACGGCCTCGGGCTTCAACTTCAACACATTTTACGGCGACGCCATTGTATAGAAAGCGCAGCTGCTCCAGCCCTTCAAGCTTTTCAAGCTGACACTCAGGCCAGCTGATATAGGCCTTGAGCGCTTCTGGTCGATAGGCGTAGACGCCGACGTGATGATAGACGGGGATATTTTCGGAAGGGACTTTGCCTGCGTCGATATAAGGCAAGACCTCCTTGGAGAAATAGATCGCGCGGCCTTCGGCTCCGAAGACAGCTGTCGTGCCACCAACGCGGCCAGCGGCGCGATCTTCTTTGAACATCGCGTAGGTTTGCGCGTCACATTGCAGGACGGGTGTGGCCATTTGCGCAGTTTTGTCGGCCTTCATGGCTGCGATCAGGTCTTCGACAAACCAAGGAGGCGTCAGCGGCGCATCGCCTTGAAAGTTGACGATGAGATCGGCATCAAGCTCGGCAACCTCAACAGCCTCAGCGACACGCGCTGTTCCGTTTTCGCGCTCGGGGCTTGTCATTATCACCTGTGCGCCAAAAGCCTCGGAAGCCTCTCGGATACGCGCATCGTCGGTGACGACATAAACGTCTGAAACGCCATTGATTTGGCTGGCCGCCTCATAGCTCATCTGGATTAGAGATTTCTCACTGCCATTTTTTTGGCGAAGGGTTGCCAGCGGCTTTCCCGGATAGCGAGTCGAAGCATAGCGAGCGGGAATGAGGACAACGGTTTTCATGCAACACCTGCGCGCAAGAGATCGTGAATATGGACGATGCCGACGGGGCGTTTGGCCTCATCTACCACCATGAGGGCGGAGATTTTCTTTTCATTGAGGAGTGCCAGCGCCTGCGCAGCGAAGAGCTCAGGCGTTATTGTGACTGGGTCTAGCGTGGCGATTTCGCCGGCGGTTTTTTCCATCAGGTTGCCCATATGGCGGCGTAAGTCGCCATCGGAAATTACGCCGATAAGAATACCGCCTTTGAGAACGCCAGTGATACCAAAACCTTTTGATGTCATCGACAGGAGCACATCAGACATGGGTGTGTCTGCTTCCACTGTGGGGACTTTTTCGCCTTTGTGCATCAGATCAGCCACGCGTGAGAGCTGTGCGCCGAGCTTGCCGCCTGGATGGTTCTTCAGGAAGTCTTCCGAGCCAAATCCGCGCTGCTCCATGACAGAAACGGCGATTGCATCACCCAAGGCAAGCGTGAGCGTTGTCGAGGTTGTCGGAGCCATGCCGATGGCGCAGGCTTCAGGCAGGTTGGGGAGATTGAGCTTGAAATCGGCTGACTGCATCAATGTGCTGCCCATATTAGAACTGATCGCGATCATCGGGATATTGAAACGGCGGGTGTGCAAAAGGATATCCCGCAGCTCGTTTGTTTCGCCTGAATTTGAGATGAGAAGGCAAATGTCTTGCGATGTGATCATACCCAAGTCGCCATGGCTCGCCTCGGCGGCATGGACAAAATAGGAGGGTGTGCCTGTGCTTGCCAAAGTTGCAGAAATCTTGCGCCCGATGTGACCAGACTTACCAACACCAGAGATAATCACGCGGCCCTCTGTTTTGAGGATCAACTCGACTACTTCGGCGAAATCTTTGGGCAAGGCTTCGACCATTTCAAGGATCGCGTTTGCCTCAGTTTGGAGCACACGGCGGGCCGAGCGAACAATGGGTAGATCGTCAGGTTGGGTCATTGGGCCTCATCTCTTGGCCATCTCTTGGCCGCTTATGCTGTCTTAGTCACCGGAGCTAATAAAAACAAGCTCATGCCTCGCGTGGTGGCAAAAGCTGTGTGGCTTTGCGCACGCCGAAAAAGAGGAGTGCGCTCGCGCAAGAAAAATAGACCGCAACCGCAACATATTGGGCCTCAAGGCTGATGCCTGCGTCGATCCCCCATCCGGTAAGGCCTGGCCCGATGGCTGAGCCAAGCACCATGACGGCGGCGGCCATCGCTTTGATGGAACCGATTGCGGCTGTGCCATAGAATTCGGCCCAGAATGCATTTGGTAAAGTTGAATTTGCGCCTGACGTCAGGCCAAAGAGGGCGAAGCCAAGTACCAAGCCCGCTGTGCCTTGACCAAGGCCAAATACGAGGAAGGAGAGCACCGCGGGGAGATACATAAAGACAATGAGGCGCGGTGTTCCGATACGGTCAAGCGCCCAACCTGAAAGAACCATCGATGCGATTGTGACCGCTGTGTAGAGCGGGAACATAGCCACGAATGTGAGATGTGATATCTCTTTGATTTCGGAAAAATGCACTTGGTGAAACATGAGTGCGGTGCCA
This genomic window from Lentibacter algarum contains:
- the rfbD gene encoding dTDP-4-dehydrorhamnose reductase translates to MSILVFGKTGQVACELQRLHPEFTYLSREEADLSNPDACGETILAAKPSAVINAAAYTAVDHAEDEESLAYTINAEAPAAMANACATLAIPLVHISTDYVFDGSGEMSRAPDAPTAPINAYGRTKLAGEEAIRASGALHAILRTSWVFSAHGNNFVKTMLRLSETREALSIVADQIGGPTPASDIALACAKMAQNLNKSGTYHISGAPSVSWADFAREIFAQADRIVTVTAIPTKDYPTPAARPLNSRLDCASLLSDFGVKQPQWKDELAKVIRELT
- the rfbB gene encoding dTDP-glucose 4,6-dehydratase, with protein sequence MKLLVTGGAGFIGSAVVRLAVARGHEVVNLDALTYAACLENVASVSASPLYSFEQADIRDLPALEAIFQKHQPDAVMHLAAESHVDRSIDGPQAFIETNVMGTYNMLQAARHYWEGCGKPKAFRFHHISTDEVFGSLGATGQFTEETPYDPRSPYSASKASSDHLVRAWAETYGLPVVLTNCSNNYGPFHFPEKLIPVVILSALAGKPIPIYGEGENVRDWLYVEDHADALLLVLEKGAVGRSYNIGGENERSNLELVQTICTILDALKPASAPYADLIEFVTDRPGHDLRYAIDPTRIREELGWRPSVTVEEGLEKTVRWYLENEEWWQPLLGRAGVGERLGRA
- the rfbC gene encoding dTDP-4-dehydrorhamnose 3,5-epimerase; translated protein: MKVTATVLPDVLLIEPARFGDNRGFFSESWNKERMAEHGISVDFVQDNHSLSSAVGTVRGLHFQAPPNAQAKLVRCGRGVFYDVAVDIRKGSPTYGQWVGEELSFENGKQLFIPEGFAHGFITRTPDTEIIYKCNAYYAPESDGAILWDSCGIDWGFNGTPELSAKDANAPSFTSFDSPFTWEATA
- the kdsA gene encoding 3-deoxy-8-phosphooctulonate synthase, producing the protein MKKIIDINGVKIGGKEPFALITGPCQLESLDHARMMAERIAEACAPTKTGFIFKASYDKANRSSISTKRGLGMEEGLTILSKIREEFGCPILTDVHDAHQCAPAGEAVDVIQIPAFLCRQTDLLLAAGETGAAINVKKGQFLAPWDMGNVAEKIASTGNERIMLCDRGTSFGYNTLVSDFRGLPIMAATGYPVVFDATHSVQQPGGQGTTSGGQREFAPVLARAAVAVGVSALFIETHEDPDNAPSDGPNMIPIEEMKALIGNLARYDSISKES
- a CDS encoding manno-octulosonate cytidylyltransferase, with the protein product MKTVVLIPARYASTRYPGKPLATLRQKNGSEKSLIQMSYEAASQINGVSDVYVVTDDARIREASEAFGAQVIMTSPERENGTARVAEAVEVAELDADLIVNFQGDAPLTPPWFVEDLIAAMKADKTAQMATPVLQCDAQTYAMFKEDRAAGRVGGTTAVFGAEGRAIYFSKEVLPYIDAGKVPSENIPVYHHVGVYAYRPEALKAYISWPECQLEKLEGLEQLRFLYNGVAVKCVEVEARGRLFWELNNPEDVARIEKVLAEQ
- a CDS encoding KpsF/GutQ family sugar-phosphate isomerase translates to MTQPDDLPIVRSARRVLQTEANAILEMVEALPKDFAEVVELILKTEGRVIISGVGKSGHIGRKISATLASTGTPSYFVHAAEASHGDLGMITSQDICLLISNSGETNELRDILLHTRRFNIPMIAISSNMGSTLMQSADFKLNLPNLPEACAIGMAPTTSTTLTLALGDAIAVSVMEQRGFGSEDFLKNHPGGKLGAQLSRVADLMHKGEKVPTVEADTPMSDVLLSMTSKGFGITGVLKGGILIGVISDGDLRRHMGNLMEKTAGEIATLDPVTITPELFAAQALALLNEKKISALMVVDEAKRPVGIVHIHDLLRAGVA